The Thermodesulfobacteriota bacterium DNA window GGAGGTTGAGGCACGGGCCTACCCCTTATCCCTTTCGGTGTGTTCCCCCACCGAGACGAGCGGGAAGAGCGGGTCCCTTATGACCCGTCCGTTTTCACTGGTTATACGTTCCCTTGTCGCGTCCATTGTTTTTACTACGAGCTCGTAGGGCGTTGACGGCTCGAAGAGCAGTATCACCTCTTCCCGGTCCGGGTATTGCCCTTTGATCTCGAGGAGGTTCGCGGTCAGGAGCCCGAAGTCGAAAAAACCGTCTTTTTTCCCGACAGGCGGCGTACCCTCCCCGAGCCCGCTGAAGGCGAAACCCTTCTCCGTTATGTGCACGGTAAGGACGTCGCCCGGCACGGCCGCCGTCTCGGCGCTCT harbors:
- a CDS encoding biopolymer transporter ExbD, whose translation is MARRPTRRLHKNPVWTDLNLIPVMNLFMVLIPFLLLSAVFARTAIIDVYLPRDVPESAETAAVPGDVLTVHITEKGFAFSGLGEGTPPVGKKDGFFDFGLLTANLLEIKGQYPDREEVILLFEPSTPYELVVKTMDATRERITSENGRVIRDPLFPLVSVGEHTERDKG